In Canis lupus baileyi chromosome X, mCanLup2.hap1, whole genome shotgun sequence, one DNA window encodes the following:
- the CNGA2 gene encoding cyclic nucleotide-gated channel alpha-2 — protein MTEKSNGVKSSPANNHNHHAPPAIKANGKDDPRTSSRPQSAADDDTSSELQRLAEMDAPQRGRGGFHRIVRLVGVIREWANKNFREEEARPDSFLERFRGPELQTVTTQQGDGKGDKDGEGKGTKKKFELFVLDPAGDWYYRWLFVIAMPVLYNWCLLVARACFSDLQKGYYLVWLVLDYFSDVVYITDLFIRLRTGFLEQGLLVKDSKKLRDNYIHTLQFKLDVASIIPTDLIYFAVGIHRPELRFNRLLHFARMFEFFDRTETRTSYPNIFRISNLVLYILVIIHWNACIYYAISKSIGFGVDTWVYPNITDPEYGYLAREYIYCLYWSTLTLTTIGETPPPVKDEEYLFVIFDFLIGVLIFATIVGNVGSMISNMNATRAEFQAKIDAVKHYMQFRKVSKEMEAKVIKWFDYLWTNKKSVDEREVLKNLPAKLRAEIAINVHLSTLKKVRIFQDCEAGLLVELVLKLRPQVFSPGDYICRKGDIGKEMYIIKEGKLAVVADDGVTQYALLSAGSCFGEISILNIKGSKMGNRRTANIRSLGYSDLFCLSKDDLMEAVTEYPDAKKVLEERGREILMKEGLLDETEVAASMDIDVQEKLEQLETNMETLYTRFGRLLAEYTGAQQKLKQRITVLETKMKQNNEDDYLSDGITSPEPAVADKP, from the exons ATGACAGAAAAATCCAATGGTGTGAAGAGTTCCCCAGCCAATAACCACAACCACCATGCACCTCCTGCAATCAAGGCCAATGGCAAAGATGACCCCAGGACCAGCAGCAG GCCACAGTCTGCCGCTGATGATGACACCTCCTCAGAACTTCAGAGGCTGGCGGAGATGGATGCCCCCCAGCGGGGAAGGGGTGGCTTCCACAG GATTGTCCGCCTGGTGGGGGTCATCAGAGAGTGGGCCAACAAGAATTTCCGTGAGGAGGAAGCTCGACCTGACTCGTTCCTGGAGCGTTTCCGTGGGCCCGAGCTCCAGACTGTGACAACGCAGCAAGGGGATGGCAAAGGCGACAAGGACGGCGAGGGCAAGGGCACCAA AAAGAAATTTGAACTATTTGTCTTGGATCCAGCTGGGGACTGGTACTACCGCTGGCTATTTGTCATTGCCATGCCTGTTCTCTACAACTGGTGCCTGCTGGTGGCCAG agcctgcttcagTGACCTACAGAAAGGCTACTACCTAGTGTGGCTGGTGCTGGACTACTTCTCAGATGTGGTGTATATCACGGACCTCTTCATTCGATTGCGCACAG GTTTTTTGGAGCAGGGCCTGCTGGTCAAAGATTCTAAGAAGTTGCGGGACAACTATATCCACACACTGCAGTTCAAGCTGGACGTGGCTTCTATTATTCCCACAGACTTGATCTATTTTGCTGTGGGCATCCACAGACCTGAGCTGCGCTTCAACCGCCTGCTACACTTTGCCCGCATGTTTGAATTCTTTGATCGCACTGAGACACGCACCAGCTACCCTAACATATTCCGAATCAGCAACCTGGTCCTCTACATCTTGGTCATCATCCACTGGAATGCCTGCATCTACTATGCCATCTCCAAGTCCATTGGCTTTGGCGTTGACACCTGGGTTTATCCCAACATCACTGACCCTGAGTATGGCTACCTGGCTAGAGAATACATCTACTGCCTTTACTGGTCTACGCTGACACTCACCACCATTGGAGAGACACCACCCCCTGTAAAGGATGAGGAGTACTTATTTGTCATCTTTGACTTCCTGATTGGTGTCCTCATCTTTGCCACCATTGTGGGAAACGTGGGCTCCATGATCTCCAACATGAATGCCACTCGGGCTGAATTCCAGGCCAAGATTGATGCTGTCAAACATTACATGCAGTTCCGAAAGGTCAGTAAGGAGATGGAAGCCAAGGTAATTAAGTGGTTTGACTACTTGTGGACCAATAAGAAGAGTGTGGATGAGCGGGAAGTTCTCAAGAACTTGCCAGCCAAGCTGAGGGCTGAGATAGCCATCAATGTCCATCTGTCCACACTCAAAAAAGTGCGCATCTTCCAGGATTGTGAGGCTGGCCTGCTGGTGGAGCTAGTATTGAAGCTTCGTCCTCAGGTCTTCAGTCCTGGTGATTACATTTGCCGCAAGGGGGATATTGGCAAGGAGATGTACATAATCAAGGAGGGCAAATTGGCAGTGGTGGCTGATGATGGTGTTACTCAATATGCCCTGCTTTCGGCTGGGAGTTGCTTTGGAGAGATCAGTATCCTTAACATTAAGGGCAGCAAAATGGGCAATCGACGCACAGCCAACATCCGTAGCCTTGGTTACTCAGATCTCTTTTGCTTGTCCAAGGATGATCTTATGGAAGCCGTGACTGAGTACCCTGATGCCAAGAAGGTCTTGGAGGAGAGGGGCCGGGAGATCCTGATGAAGGAGGGGTTGCTGGATGAGACTGAGGTGGCAGCCAGCATGGACATAGATGTGCAAGAGAAGCTAGAGCAGCTGGAGACCAACATGGAGACCTTGTACACTCGCTTTGGCCGCTTGCTGGCTGAATACACGGGAGCCCAGCAAAAGCTCAAGCAGCGCATTACGGTTCTGGAAACCAAGATGAAGCAGAACAATGAGGATGATTACCTGTCAGATGGGATTACCAGCCCCGAGCCAGCTGTTGCTGATAAGCCATGA